The proteins below are encoded in one region of Ferruginibacter lapsinanis:
- a CDS encoding ROK family protein has translation MKKKYAVGIDIGGTTTKFGIVTEKGEILVQDRIPTNQHEVVEEFIDDLYNKLMPMIEQHGGVENFIGIGMGAPNGNIYTGTIEYAPNLKWKGIIPIAELMEKNFGLPTKLTNDANAAAVGEMMYGCTKNMKHFITITLGTGVGSGIVIDGKIVVGHDGFAGELGHTVIRPGGRLHKTTGLHGSLESYASATGVRETAIELLTEHPEKESLLRDFSLNELTSQTVYECAMQGDDIANSIFEFTGQILGESLANFIMFSSPEAIVLFGGLTKAGNLLLNPTRQHMEANLLPIFRNKVKLLFSELNEADAAILGASALVWDIKE, from the coding sequence ATGAAAAAGAAATACGCAGTTGGTATTGATATAGGCGGCACTACCACCAAGTTTGGTATTGTTACCGAAAAAGGAGAAATCTTAGTGCAGGATAGAATTCCTACCAATCAACATGAGGTAGTAGAAGAGTTTATAGACGACCTTTATAACAAGTTAATGCCAATGATTGAGCAACATGGCGGAGTTGAAAATTTTATCGGCATTGGCATGGGTGCTCCTAACGGAAATATTTATACTGGCACGATCGAGTATGCACCTAATTTAAAATGGAAGGGAATCATTCCTATTGCAGAATTGATGGAGAAGAATTTTGGGTTGCCTACCAAACTTACCAATGATGCCAACGCAGCCGCTGTTGGAGAAATGATGTATGGATGTACTAAGAACATGAAACATTTTATAACGATCACACTGGGCACAGGAGTTGGCAGTGGAATTGTTATTGATGGTAAAATTGTTGTTGGTCATGATGGCTTTGCCGGAGAACTGGGACATACTGTGATCAGACCCGGAGGCAGATTACATAAAACCACTGGATTGCATGGCAGTCTTGAATCATATGCATCTGCTACAGGAGTTAGAGAAACAGCGATAGAATTATTGACTGAACATCCTGAAAAAGAAAGTTTGTTAAGAGATTTTTCTCTCAATGAATTGACGAGTCAGACAGTATATGAATGTGCTATGCAGGGAGATGATATCGCCAATTCTATTTTTGAATTTACCGGACAGATATTAGGTGAATCATTGGCAAACTTCATTATGTTCTCTTCACCCGAAGCGATCGTATTATTTGGCGGACTTACAAAGGCTGGTAATTTATTGCTGAATCCTACAAGACAACACATGGAAGCAAATCTGTTACCGATCTTCAGAAATAAAGTAAAATTATTGTTCAGCGAATTGAATGAAGCTGATGCGGCAATACTAGGTGCAAGCGCATTGGTTTGGGATATAAAAGAGTAA